From the Polaribacter huanghezhanensis genome, the window ATTTACCATTTTTGCAAGTATTGGTTTTTGGTCTAGTATCGTTTTTTATAACGCGTATTTGCCAGAAGTTGCCAAACCAGAGCAACAAGATAGAGCAAGTGCAAAAGGGTTTATATTTGGATATGCAGGTTCGGTTATTTTGTTGATTATCAATTTAATAATGATTCAAATGCCAGAGGTTTTCGGAATAACTTCCGGAATGGCTTCTCGTATTTCTTTTGTGATGGTTGGTTTGTGGTGGATTGGTTTTGCACAAATAACGTTTAGAAGATTGCCAGACGATATTTACAACAGAAAACCAGAGAAAGATTATATCTGGAAAGGCTTTAAAGAATTAAAAAAAGTATGGAATGAACTGCGTAATTATTCGAATTTAAAACGTTTTTTAATATCATTTTTCTTGTTGAGCATTGGGGTGCAAACCATTATTTTAATGGCTGCTATTTTTGGTTCGAGCGAATTAGAATTACCAACTATGAACTTAATTATCACTATTTTGTTAGTGCAGATTGTTGCTATTATTGGCGCTGCACTGTTCTCTAGAATTTCAGAAAAATATGGGAACATCAAAGCCATTAAAATTACAATTTTAACGTGGATGTTGGTTTGTTTTGCCGCTTTTATGTTAGATAAAAGCCAAGAAAATGTCGCTATATATTTTTACGGATTAGGAGGAATGTTAGGGCTGGTTCAAGGAGCAATACAATCGTTAACACGTTCTACATATTCTAAATTATTACCAGAAACAGAAGATCATGCAACCTATTTTAGTTTTTATGATGTTACAGAAAAAATAGCCATCGTATTAGGAACCTTTGTGTACGGATTGTTATATTCAATTACAGATTCTATGCAATGGAGTGTTTTGAGTTTGGCAATTTTCTTTTTAGCTTCATTTATTGTGATAAGTACTTTGAAGAAAACAGAACACGTACATTAAATTCGTTTTTTAGTCTGTTAATCAAATTAAGTTTTTCTAAATAAGCACTATAAAATACAGTTGTGAAAACCAACTAAATATTAAAAAGTAAGATGTTTTTATAGTTATTTATTCATTCCGCCTAAAATATCGGATAAAACTCCAATGCTAAAATAATCCCCTTTTTCAAAAGTTATATTATTATTCCCTTTTGTATATTTAAATACCGTTTTAACTCCTTTAGCAACATTCATCCCAAGTACAGCATCAAAATTATAATTAACGTCTTTATTGGGGTTTACTTTTGCGCTGAAATCATAAAAAACTTTTCCATTTAGAGTAAGACTAAACGTTTTATGAATAGGAATATAATAGTAAAAATCAGCATAAGCTTGATTTGAAATTTCGTTATCAGTATTTATTTTTCGATTGTTTTTTACTTCATTGTAAAATTTTAAACCAATATTAATAACTGGTTTTAACCTTAACCTGTTTTCTCCAGCAGTAAGATCAATAAGGTTTGGAATAATACCTTGTAAAGAAATATCTGCGCTAACTCTCCAACTTGTAAATGTTTGATTTCCTTCAAAACCAATTTTCCCTATAAAATCAAAATCTCTAATTTTAGTACTCGATTTACGTAAGCTAGTAATAATAGGATATACTGATACAAAATTTAGAGAATCTTTAGAATCTGTTCCTACCAAACCTTCAAATGAATACCCTAAATCACTATTTTTCCAGTAATTTTGATATTTAAAATTTATAGAAACTTCTGTTTTTCCAGAAACGGATTCGCTTTCGGGGATGTAGCCTAAATCAATACTGTTTTCGGATATTATGGCTTCACCACCTTTTTCTTTTATCAAAGCCTCTTTTTGAGCTTTGGATAGTTTATTAAAAACGTTATGTGTCCATTTGGTAATTTGATCATTTGTAATTGTAATTTTTATTCTTGTGTTTTCTTTTTTGTTCTCCCAAATTTCAAAGATTAAATCTTTTTCAATTTGGACTTGATGCTCTAGGTTTATGTTTTCTAATCTTTCGGCTAATTTTTCAGCCTCAATGGTTAATGTAAATTTTAATCCCTTGTTAATCGGAGATTCATTTAGTTTATTTTTTTTATTACCAATTACTAAGTAAGAGTTGACATTGTTGATACTGCCCTCATCAATAATATATTCTTTATACTTATTGGGGAAATCAAAAAATAAATTTACTTCAATTGATTTATTACCTATTGTGTTGATTTTAGTGTCAAAATCTTTTAAAGCCAATGTAGTTATCTGTGAAAAACTAATTGTGCTAATCGTTGTAAAAATAAGTATTAAGATATTTTTTTTCATAATTCTATTTATTCGTTCCACATTGCAGTATGATAGGTTTTGATGTAATTAATACAGTCAGTAATGTTGCTCCAGTTTTCAAATTCATTTATTGAAAGAGAAACATCATAGTGTTTTCCTTCAGCTTCTTGCCCTTCAGGATTATAGTATTGATGGTCATTTATATCTATTTTCAAATTTTGAAGGAATTTTTGTTTAGAAAGCAAAGGCATGCTGATAAAATCAGTATCAGGAAACTCTTCAATATCACCATTAAAATCAGCTACTTTTTTAAGTGCTTTTTTTACAATTTCTTTAATTTGATTTCTTGTTAAAAGTGCCATAATTGTATATGTTGTATTGTTAATGCATTAAATATAAGCAATATACACATTATGTCAAAGCGTATGTATACCTTTTTTTTTGCGGATTTCCGCAAAGCCAATAAAAAAAGCGTCGATTTCTCGACGCTTTATAGGTTTTATTAAAAAGATATTTTAAATTTTAAAACTAACTCCCAATACAATATTTCTTCCTGCATTTAAGATTCCATCAGATTTTAATCGTGATAAATGATTTATGTATTTTGTGTCAAATAAATTATTTATAGAAAGTGTGGTATTAAATTTTAAAGCATTTAATGCAACATCTCCTCCAAGACCAAAAGAAACCAATTGATAACCACTAGAAGCAGTTTCAAACAACCCAATATTTTTTTGTGCCAAAGCAGAAGTAACTGTGATGTTAGAATACCCGTTTTGCAACCAATTTTTAATTGAAAATTCTGTTCTAAGCGTGTTTTTAAAAGTATTTGCCGGAATTAACGGTAAATAATCCCCGTTTTGTTGTTTTCCAATAACCATTTCAAAACTACTTTCTAAATGCAACCAATCTATTGGATGTGGGTGTAAATGAAATCCAAATTCTCCACCGTATAATTTTGCATTGTGTTGTGTATATTCAAAAACAGGTGCGCTATCTTTAGTTGCTCCAGTTGGAGATAAATAGATATAATCGTTTAAATGATTGTAAAAGCCATTCCCAAAAATCTCAATATGATCTGTTTTATATTCTAAAGAAAGATCTAATTGAATATTTTTTTCTGTTGCTAAATTTGCATTTCCAACCTCATACCTATTCGTTCCTTCATGTACGCCATTAGAGGTTAGTTCTGCTAAATTTGGCGCTCTAAATCCGCTTGCGGTATTAATCCTGGTTGTAATTTTATCAAACAATGTAAATTTATACCCTAAAGATGCAGTAAAACTGGTGTAGTTTTTATCTATCGGATTAAAAACGCGTGTATTAGTGCCGTCAATTACAGTATGCTTTTCTGTTTCTAATGCTCTTGCGTCAAAACGAATTCCTGCTTGTAAAGAAGAGGTTTCAAATTGTTTGTTAATGGTGTAAAACACACCAATATCATTGATTTTTGCATTCGGAATTAATATTTTTTCACCAAAGTTTTTATTTGTTTGATGCATTCCTTGCAAACCTAAAATACTTTCAACGCCGTTTTTAAAAGTTGGTAAATGATATTTTGAATTGTAATTAAAGGTCTTTAATTTCATTCTTAAAACAGGATTCGGATTGTTTTCAAACTCGTTTCTGTCATTAAAAATATAACCAAAATCAACATCTAGTTTTGATTTGCCCAAAAAGAAATGATTGTGTAAACTTAAAATATGATTATTAACTTTTTGATTTGGATATTCAGGTCTTTTAGAAGTTGTCTGCTCTTTTATTCCGTTTTCTGGAATGCCTAATAAAGAGTAATTAAAATTATAACGCAATTCACTTACAAAATTAGTGGTGTTATAGCCTAAACCTAGTTTTAAATCATTTTCTTTAAACCGTGTATTTGTTACGCGTTGGTTATTCGGAGTTTTATAATCTGAATGATAATTAGCACTAATTCGCCCTAATAATTTCCATTTTTCAGAAGAACTTTTAAATCCAACCGAAGTATTGCTTCCTAAAGTGTTGCTATAAAATTGTTGATTAAAAGAGCTGCTTGTTGTGTTTTCTGAAGCAAATTTCTCTGGATTTAAATACAAAACGCCGCCCAAAGCATCAGAACCGTAGAGTAGAGAGGCAGGGCCTTTTATTACTTCAACACTTTCAACTCCGGCGCCGTCTAAACCCAAACCATGTTCGTCTCCAAATTGTTGATTTTCTAAGCGAACTCCTTGTGCGTAGACTAAAACTCTGTTACCACTTAAACCTCTAATTACTGGTTTTCCGATGGATGTTCCTGTAGAAATTTGAGAAACTCCTGCTAATCTTTGTAATCCAGACATTAAAGTT encodes:
- a CDS encoding MFS transporter, which translates into the protein MLKIGDKRLINGWAFYDWANSVYSLVISTAVFPLYYAAITKGKTVQFLGMDWDHPDTLYSYALSFSFLIVAFMSPILSGIADYTGSKKKFMKFFCALGSVSVMSLYFFDSVDTVWIGIVFTIFASIGFWSSIVFYNAYLPEVAKPEQQDRASAKGFIFGYAGSVILLIINLIMIQMPEVFGITSGMASRISFVMVGLWWIGFAQITFRRLPDDIYNRKPEKDYIWKGFKELKKVWNELRNYSNLKRFLISFFLLSIGVQTIILMAAIFGSSELELPTMNLIITILLVQIVAIIGAALFSRISEKYGNIKAIKITILTWMLVCFAAFMLDKSQENVAIYFYGLGGMLGLVQGAIQSLTRSTYSKLLPETEDHATYFSFYDVTEKIAIVLGTFVYGLLYSITDSMQWSVLSLAIFFLASFIVISTLKKTEHVH
- a CDS encoding TonB-dependent receptor: MKIILKALFLLGCITVTAQNSLSGTITDINKEPLIGAQVYSTEFHKGAITDENGKYTLKNLPNGKVKISFSFIGYQEQTKTIEFNSENKTLDIFLLESVFTIDEVIISTPFNKLQSENVMKVERLTAAAIKRTGSPTLMSGLQRLAGVSQISTGTSIGKPVIRGLSGNRVLVYAQGVRLENQQFGDEHGLGLDGAGVESVEVIKGPASLLYGSDALGGVLYLNPEKFASENTTSSSFNQQFYSNTLGSNTSVGFKSSSEKWKLLGRISANYHSDYKTPNNQRVTNTRFKENDLKLGLGYNTTNFVSELRYNFNYSLLGIPENGIKEQTTSKRPEYPNQKVNNHILSLHNHFFLGKSKLDVDFGYIFNDRNEFENNPNPVLRMKLKTFNYNSKYHLPTFKNGVESILGLQGMHQTNKNFGEKILIPNAKINDIGVFYTINKQFETSSLQAGIRFDARALETEKHTVIDGTNTRVFNPIDKNYTSFTASLGYKFTLFDKITTRINTASGFRAPNLAELTSNGVHEGTNRYEVGNANLATEKNIQLDLSLEYKTDHIEIFGNGFYNHLNDYIYLSPTGATKDSAPVFEYTQHNAKLYGGEFGFHLHPHPIDWLHLESSFEMVIGKQQNGDYLPLIPANTFKNTLRTEFSIKNWLQNGYSNITVTSALAQKNIGLFETASSGYQLVSFGLGGDVALNALKFNTTLSINNLFDTKYINHLSRLKSDGILNAGRNIVLGVSFKI